CCGTGACGTAATCTCATAGGGCCGGGAGCGATGTAACAGAACGCTCGGCTCACTCCCGTATCTGTTCCCTTTTTCTGCTGCAAAACAATCGCCAACTCTGACTACTAGATGTCAGCGCCAACCGCGCTTATTCCGCCAGAAGCGATTTATCAAGAAGCGCAAAAGCAAGACTCAACCGGGCGACAAGAGCGCGTTTaactttaattacatttttctcttatccctttatctttatcttttattatattttgtgGCTCGTTTTACCCTTCTCGGAACTCTAGAAATAGTCGTTACATAACCTTTGTCGGTCTCGTCTGAACTTGGTTTTTGCCTCTTTTCGACAAGGTCGGGCAAGATTATATAACTTTTTAACTTGTCTGAACCTGTTTTTCCCTATGCCTTGCGTGTTAAAAAACGCAGCCGGCATGAGTATAAAAACCCGATGTAAAAGCTATTCTGCCcgcacttctctctctcattttacCCGTAACTTACCGAGGCGTTCGCTCCTCTTTTCGTACTGTTTTGtatgaaattcaattccatttaaGTGATGTCAAATCTTCTTTAAACTAGTATCGACCCTTTACTAGTTCATCACCTAGCCTGACGCTCGACCGCCGCCTACCATTTGTACTCAAGTAAATTGTCGCTATCGTTTATTCTTGTCTAATTTATATTAGGCCTATTTGTTCTGTCTTACTAGTAAAAATACACGGGTTAAACCAAAATCGTTCATGTTTGTCTTCATCATTTGTGCCATAACATTGTGAGTAAATTCGCCTCTTTAGTTATTAAGTATCTTCGTATTGGTGACACAATGATTGTGTTGGGTCAACCTTTACACGAGCTATCGACGGTGGATGTGGAAACGTCTTTTGTTGCTTGACCTCAGTGCCGCTTTCGACACAATTGATCATGCGACATAAGTCGATCGTCTCTCTGTATCTTTCGGTATTCGTGGGATGGCTCTCAATTGGTTTCGTTCCTACCTCAGCGGAAGAAAACAGTGTGTAGCGATCAACGGTGATTGCTCGCCTGATGTAGTGCTTACGACGGGGGTGCCGCATGCAAGGTTCAGTGTTAGGCCCAGTCCTATTTACCACCTATGTGAATCCGGTACGAACGTTGGCTACTCCCTTTGGTGTAAAGATGCATCAGTTCTCCGACGATACTCAAGAGTACCTAAGCTTTCCAATTCTGCCTGACTTTCTTGGCCAAGTGAATGCTCTTACTGTCCTGGCCAACTGTGCTTCGTCCACGACTGACTGGTTCAAAAGGAATAAAGTAAAGCCTAACTCAAGTAAGAACCTTCTTCTCTACACATCTTCTCCTCACGCTGCGACCAAGATAGCGCCTATTCCTCTCGTCCTCGGTGACACCGTCATCCCGCTGTCCGACTCAGTTAAAAACCTGGGTGTTATTCTTGATAGCTCCCTCTCCATGGTGGCCCAAATTGGTCGGGTGTGCAAGATCGGCTTCTTCCAACTACGGACGATTGGCAAAATTTTGAAGTTCCTGACCACCTCAGCTGCGAAATGCCTTGTTAATGCATTGGTTTTATCGCATGTCGACTATGCCAACTCCCTGCTCGTCAATCTACCAGAGAAGCTGATCGCCCGTCTTCAACGACTACAGAATGCTGCTGCTAAACTGGTTGTCGGCGCCCGCAAATTCGACCATGCTAAGCTGATAATCAGTCGCCTACGCTGGTTGCCTATTACATTAAGAGTCAATTTCAAGCTGTGTGTCCTTACTTTCCGTTGCCTGAATGGTCTGGCCCCTGCCTATCTCTCTCGACGCATCGAACGTTCCATACCGACCAGAAACCTCCGTTCATCTACATCGGGTAGGCTAGTTCAACCCCCTGCTAGAACAACGTATGGTTCTCGTACATTCTCTCATGCTGCACCAGTTCTCTGGAACG
The window above is part of the Daphnia pulex isolate KAP4 chromosome 3, ASM2113471v1 genome. Proteins encoded here:
- the LOC124190288 gene encoding uncharacterized protein LOC124190288, which gives rise to MHQFSDDTQEYLSFPILPDFLGQVNALTVLANCASSTTDWFKRNKVKPNSSKNLLLYTSSPHAATKIAPIPLVLGDTVIPLSDSVKNLGVILDSSLSMVAQIGRVCKIGFFQLRTIGKILKFLTTSAAKCLVNALVLSHVDYANSLLVNLPEKLIARLQRLQNAAAKLVVGARKFDHAKLIISRLRWLPITLRVNFKLCVLTFRCLNGLAPAYLSRRIERSIPTRNLRSSTSGRLVQPPARTTYGSRTFSHAAPVLWNGLPQDIKISTDLRTFKFRLRKHLLDVALNA